A window of Amycolatopsis australiensis contains these coding sequences:
- a CDS encoding EamA family transporter — protein sequence MLCVQLGLAVSVGLFDRVGPEGAAWLRLAWAGVLLAVVVRPRPSSFRRRTLAACVALGVVTAGMTMLFMAAAARLPLGTASALEFLGPLTVAITRGRGGRKLWPVVAAIGVVLLTRPWQGGADLAGVGYALASAVCWAGYILLTQRVGDEVSGVRGLAVSMPVAGIAATLVCGPGVFAHLTWPLLLTGLGLAILLPVVPFSLEMLALRRLTASAFGTLMSLEPAIALIIGAALLRQQPDAAAVAGVAFVVAAGVGAERTGARQPVAEPA from the coding sequence ATGCTGTGCGTCCAACTCGGTCTCGCCGTGTCCGTCGGCCTGTTCGACCGCGTCGGCCCCGAAGGAGCGGCGTGGCTGCGGCTGGCCTGGGCCGGCGTGCTGCTCGCCGTCGTCGTCCGGCCCCGGCCGTCCTCGTTCCGGCGGCGGACGCTCGCGGCGTGCGTGGCGCTGGGGGTGGTGACGGCCGGGATGACCATGTTGTTCATGGCGGCGGCGGCCCGGCTGCCGCTGGGCACGGCGAGCGCGCTGGAGTTCCTCGGGCCGCTGACCGTGGCGATCACCCGCGGCCGCGGCGGCCGGAAGCTGTGGCCGGTCGTCGCGGCGATCGGCGTGGTGCTGCTGACCCGGCCGTGGCAGGGCGGCGCCGACCTGGCCGGTGTGGGCTACGCGCTGGCGTCGGCGGTGTGCTGGGCCGGCTACATCCTGCTGACCCAGCGCGTCGGCGACGAGGTTTCGGGCGTGCGCGGGCTGGCCGTGTCGATGCCGGTGGCCGGGATCGCCGCGACACTGGTGTGCGGTCCCGGCGTGTTCGCACACCTGACGTGGCCGCTGCTGCTGACCGGGCTGGGCCTGGCGATCCTGCTGCCGGTGGTGCCGTTCAGCCTGGAAATGCTCGCCCTGCGGCGCCTGACTGCGTCCGCGTTCGGCACCCTGATGAGCCTCGAGCCGGCGATCGCGCTGATCATCGGAGCGGCGCTGCTGCGCCAGCAACCGGACGCGGCCGCGGTGGCGGGCGTGGCGTTCGTGGTGGCGGCGGGCGTCGGCGCCGAGCGGACCGGAGCGCGCCAACCGGTGGCCGAGCCGGCCTGA
- a CDS encoding OmpA family protein produces the protein MAGQSPRRTAIAGGFLVAAAVAGCAGHAREAATASGGDRVVIVAGATANEPRPALTEAALAVLRDAANSGNVSAQGSGKSSVALISAADGVQSRAIVLTPRRADGSLEHGFQRPSLVERNVRAAADAVAATAATHSGLDLLAGVDAAVRGVTPGTLVVVSSGLSTTGAFDLRQVGWDADPQAVAEQLAAKHELPRLAGWRVLFTGLGDVAGPQPPLPGASRDKLTQYWHAICAKAQAGSCDFDERRTPAEAPRASAATPVVPVPGVTSVVGPGGQVSTVVSDSALGFAGDSAALSPGAESLLRGIAASITARLGGNPAAPVTIRGYAADPPGSTAAGRQELAELRAEAVAGALRQAGVRQRPDVGGTGTEPGRTAMKDGKFDEAAAAAMRRVEITY, from the coding sequence ATGGCCGGACAATCGCCGCGGCGGACGGCAATTGCCGGAGGATTCCTGGTCGCGGCGGCCGTCGCCGGGTGCGCCGGCCACGCCAGGGAGGCCGCCACCGCGAGCGGCGGCGACCGGGTGGTCATCGTGGCGGGCGCGACGGCGAACGAACCACGTCCCGCGCTCACCGAAGCCGCGCTCGCCGTGCTCCGCGACGCGGCCAACAGCGGCAACGTCAGCGCGCAGGGGTCGGGCAAAAGCAGCGTCGCGCTGATCTCGGCGGCCGACGGCGTCCAGTCGCGCGCGATCGTGCTGACCCCGCGCCGCGCCGACGGCTCGCTCGAACACGGCTTCCAGCGGCCGTCCTTGGTGGAGCGCAACGTCCGGGCCGCCGCGGACGCCGTCGCCGCCACCGCGGCCACCCACAGCGGGCTGGACCTGCTGGCCGGCGTCGACGCCGCCGTGCGCGGTGTCACGCCCGGCACGCTCGTCGTGGTCAGCAGCGGGCTGAGCACGACCGGCGCCTTCGACCTGCGCCAGGTCGGCTGGGACGCGGATCCGCAGGCGGTCGCCGAGCAGCTGGCGGCCAAGCACGAGCTGCCGCGGCTGGCGGGCTGGCGGGTCCTGTTCACCGGGCTCGGGGACGTCGCCGGGCCGCAGCCGCCGCTGCCCGGCGCGTCCCGGGACAAGCTGACGCAGTACTGGCACGCGATCTGCGCGAAGGCCCAGGCGGGGAGCTGCGATTTCGACGAGCGACGCACCCCGGCCGAGGCGCCGCGGGCTTCCGCCGCCACGCCGGTCGTGCCGGTGCCGGGCGTGACGTCGGTGGTCGGGCCGGGCGGGCAGGTCAGCACCGTCGTCTCCGACAGCGCGCTCGGGTTCGCGGGCGACTCGGCCGCGCTCTCCCCCGGCGCCGAGAGCCTGCTGCGGGGCATCGCGGCGAGCATCACCGCGCGGCTCGGCGGGAACCCCGCCGCGCCGGTCACCATCCGCGGCTACGCCGCCGACCCGCCGGGCTCGACCGCGGCGGGCCGGCAGGAGCTGGCCGAGCTGCGGGCCGAGGCCGTGGCCGGCGCGCTGCGGCAGGCCGGGGTGCGGCAGCGGCCGGACGTCGGCGGCACCGGGACCGAACCCGGCCGGACGGCGATGAAGGACGGGAAGTTCGACGAGGCGGCCGCGGCCGCGATGAGGCGGGTGGAGATCACGTACTGA
- a CDS encoding PfkB family carbohydrate kinase: MVKRDPRVEGVRAVLRRLRTRSGLTVERLGTTEVDLSVLADLPAVRRVVEDTGVTTAEAIVAVVSEVVGRLEPTDQLVADATLALGVLRSRLAARPELTGIYADDLGERRAALSTRWEALHTALGIARVPAAASVRSLRSTIEGETLARLAELCVHAADVPLPRQEPAAPPAHTIVVVGGAVTDHVIVSDDWPDVGASVQARTFDDHPGGKGLNLAVASKRLGLEAKLIAAIGGDTQAAELVQYMRTEGLSTECIREKPGTVNPRALMLVANNGETRYLGWMNETAVALSARDRSEPTMRQAFAGADAVLVTLEPPMDTVRWALATAAAQPRNPIVLLQASPPREAPQQLYRLLSGVDYLVGRENELRGLLYDPGEPEDVDQLARSLLALGVGAVCVVESFGCKVRSTLLSRDIPGPPVPLNDAPGAREAFSAALVHHLIREGDGRTREQALEWAVAAMSTNPTLDEITNSMPATDDVERTLETEKSLEPS, translated from the coding sequence GTGGTGAAGCGCGATCCCCGCGTGGAAGGGGTCCGGGCCGTCCTCCGCAGGTTGCGGACGCGCTCCGGGCTCACCGTCGAACGCCTCGGTACCACCGAGGTCGACCTCAGCGTGCTCGCCGACCTGCCCGCGGTACGCCGGGTCGTCGAGGACACCGGCGTGACGACCGCGGAAGCCATCGTCGCCGTCGTCTCCGAGGTCGTGGGCCGGCTCGAGCCGACCGACCAGCTCGTCGCGGACGCGACCCTGGCCCTCGGCGTCCTCCGGTCCCGGCTCGCCGCGCGGCCGGAGCTGACCGGCATCTACGCCGACGACCTCGGCGAGCGCCGGGCCGCCCTGTCCACGCGCTGGGAAGCACTGCACACCGCCCTCGGCATCGCCCGGGTCCCGGCTGCCGCGAGCGTCCGCAGCCTGCGGAGCACGATCGAGGGCGAGACCCTCGCCCGGCTGGCCGAGCTGTGCGTGCACGCCGCCGACGTGCCACTGCCCCGCCAGGAGCCCGCCGCCCCGCCCGCGCACACGATCGTCGTCGTCGGCGGCGCGGTCACCGACCACGTGATCGTGTCCGACGACTGGCCGGACGTCGGGGCCTCGGTGCAGGCGCGGACGTTCGACGACCACCCCGGCGGCAAAGGCCTCAACCTGGCCGTCGCGAGCAAGCGTCTCGGGCTCGAGGCGAAGCTCATCGCCGCGATCGGCGGCGACACCCAGGCGGCGGAGCTCGTGCAGTACATGCGCACCGAGGGCCTGAGCACCGAATGCATCCGGGAGAAGCCGGGGACGGTCAACCCGCGCGCGCTGATGCTCGTCGCCAACAACGGCGAAACCCGTTACCTGGGCTGGATGAACGAGACGGCGGTGGCACTGTCCGCACGCGACCGGTCGGAGCCGACGATGCGGCAGGCGTTCGCCGGGGCGGACGCGGTCCTGGTCACGCTCGAACCGCCGATGGACACCGTCCGCTGGGCGCTCGCGACCGCCGCGGCCCAGCCACGGAACCCGATCGTGCTGCTCCAGGCCTCCCCGCCGCGCGAGGCGCCGCAGCAGCTGTACCGGTTGCTGAGCGGGGTGGACTACCTCGTCGGCCGGGAAAACGAGCTGCGCGGGCTGCTGTACGACCCGGGCGAGCCGGAAGACGTGGACCAGCTGGCCCGTTCGCTGCTGGCCCTGGGCGTCGGCGCGGTCTGCGTGGTCGAGAGCTTCGGCTGCAAAGTCCGTTCCACCCTGCTGTCGCGGGACATCCCCGGCCCGCCGGTGCCGCTCAATGACGCGCCCGGCGCCCGGGAGGCTTTCTCGGCGGCCCTGGTCCATCACCTGATCCGGGAAGGTGACGGCCGGACGCGGGAGCAGGCGCTGGAATGGGCGGTCGCGGCGATGTCGACCAACCCGACCCTGGACGAGATCACGAACTCCATGCCGGCCACCGACGACGTCGAGCGGACCCTGGAGACGGAAAAAAGCCTGGAGCCCTCTTGA
- the ribA gene encoding GTP cyclohydrolase II RibA, translated as MTDTVQHELDGANGAFKVVVLGDRSDQPNPACAMVYGDPVDGCPVRVHSRCLYGEIFEATTCDCLFQLRMSQKVIRDHGSGVLIYLDQEGRGEGLLAKAEGYRLCQKTGIDTFDAYAELGYKADSRSYADAVALLKHLGLKEISLLTNNPAKWEALALAGIKVRQQPLIMPEPGDLARAYLAAKELQGHMFSLTSRRRRRMDITRKVVVSSLTRFTGRSKARAGQ; from the coding sequence TTGACCGACACGGTGCAGCACGAGCTGGACGGCGCCAACGGCGCGTTCAAGGTGGTCGTCCTGGGCGACCGGAGCGACCAGCCGAACCCGGCGTGCGCGATGGTGTACGGCGACCCGGTGGACGGGTGCCCGGTGCGCGTGCATTCCCGCTGCCTCTACGGCGAGATCTTCGAAGCCACCACGTGCGACTGCCTGTTCCAGCTGAGGATGTCGCAGAAGGTCATCCGCGACCACGGTTCCGGAGTGCTGATCTACCTGGACCAGGAGGGCCGCGGCGAAGGGCTGCTGGCGAAGGCGGAGGGCTACCGGCTCTGCCAGAAGACGGGCATCGACACGTTCGACGCCTACGCGGAGCTGGGCTACAAGGCGGACAGCCGGTCCTATGCGGACGCTGTCGCGCTGTTGAAACACTTGGGGCTGAAGGAAATCAGCCTGCTGACGAACAACCCGGCCAAGTGGGAAGCGCTGGCCTTGGCGGGCATCAAGGTGCGCCAGCAGCCGTTGATCATGCCCGAGCCCGGTGACCTCGCCCGCGCGTATCTGGCGGCGAAGGAACTGCAGGGGCACATGTTTTCCCTGACGTCGCGGCGCAGGCGCCGGATGGACATCACGCGGAAGGTCGTGGTCTCGTCGCTCACGAGGTTCACCGGCCGGTCGAAGGCGCGCGCCGGTCAGTAG
- a CDS encoding pentapeptide repeat-containing protein yields MMRRLFRSWRVTAATLGVVAVLAGFVFTVWLGPRLIAREVLADAKATAADREKAVHDARVMIISLGGGIVVVTGLLYTARNYRLNHRGQITDRFANALERLGSNELYIRIGGIHALEHVMHDSPEFGTDVVQVLVNFIRARSPRRADNADENANWMHPPGWIEEPDRPDEPLPDVQAALSAVGRRPTQKYYGNAPVNLRGLHLRGADLSEANLANVDFEDTDLAECRLNFADLTDASLSQANLEGARLNRADLTKVTLEAAQLARASLRGANLTEALLGQADLTGANLSRADLSNAHVSNARLVDVNFQKAKLTSTFLYRADLVGANLACADLSNAYLEGADLTGANLHDATLTGADFRFADLSRATIAGYIHDTNITMNQLSQALSGE; encoded by the coding sequence ATGATGCGACGACTATTCCGGTCCTGGAGGGTCACCGCCGCGACGCTCGGTGTTGTCGCGGTCCTCGCCGGCTTTGTCTTCACTGTCTGGCTCGGCCCGCGTTTGATCGCCCGGGAGGTCCTGGCGGACGCAAAGGCCACCGCGGCCGATCGCGAGAAGGCCGTCCACGATGCCCGAGTGATGATAATCTCGCTCGGTGGCGGAATAGTCGTCGTTACCGGCCTGCTGTACACCGCAAGAAACTACCGGCTGAACCATCGGGGGCAAATCACCGACAGGTTCGCCAACGCGCTCGAAAGACTAGGCTCCAACGAACTGTACATTCGTATCGGCGGCATCCATGCGCTCGAACACGTCATGCACGACTCGCCAGAGTTCGGCACGGACGTCGTTCAAGTTCTTGTCAATTTCATTCGTGCCCGTAGTCCGCGTCGCGCCGACAATGCTGACGAGAACGCCAACTGGATGCACCCACCAGGCTGGATCGAAGAACCAGATCGCCCAGACGAGCCGCTGCCAGATGTACAAGCAGCGCTCAGTGCGGTGGGTCGACGTCCGACGCAGAAATACTATGGCAACGCACCCGTCAACTTGCGCGGATTGCATTTGCGGGGTGCCGACCTGAGCGAAGCGAATCTGGCAAACGTCGACTTCGAAGATACTGACCTCGCCGAATGCCGGCTGAACTTTGCCGATCTCACTGACGCTTCGCTCAGTCAGGCTAACCTGGAGGGCGCCAGGCTCAACCGCGCCGATTTGACCAAAGTCACTCTTGAGGCTGCCCAGCTCGCTCGCGCCAGCCTCCGCGGCGCCAACCTCACCGAAGCACTGCTTGGTCAGGCCGACCTCACGGGAGCCAATCTCAGTCGCGCCGATCTTTCCAACGCGCACGTTAGTAATGCTCGCCTCGTCGACGTAAACTTCCAGAAGGCAAAATTGACCAGTACCTTCCTCTACCGGGCCGATCTGGTGGGGGCAAACCTTGCTTGCGCCGATCTCAGTAATGCCTATCTTGAAGGCGCTGACTTGACTGGTGCGAATCTTCACGATGCTACATTGACGGGGGCGGACTTCAGGTTTGCCGACCTGTCGCGCGCCACGATTGCAGGCTATATTCACGATACAAATATCACGATGAATCAGCTTTCGCAAGCTTTGTCCGGCGAATAG
- a CDS encoding fasciclin domain-containing protein → MRIAGAGITAVAALALTACSSSDTASSGSSGSAPAPAPSSSMSAPMPSAASGSTDGVTTNADVFGPACSQLPQGSAPGSLDSMGPQPVASAASTNPLLTKLVAAVKATNLVDTLNSQSAITVFAPADPAFAALGDAKFNELAGKPDQLAPILQYHVVGKRYDAKGLAAAGSVDTLNTAGGPVKVEGSGENMTINGAKILCGNIPTKNATVFVIDKVLTPGTNK, encoded by the coding sequence ATGCGTATTGCCGGTGCCGGCATCACCGCGGTCGCCGCCCTGGCCCTGACCGCGTGCAGCAGCAGCGACACCGCGTCCTCGGGCAGCTCCGGCAGCGCCCCCGCGCCGGCGCCGTCCAGCTCGATGTCGGCCCCGATGCCGAGCGCCGCGTCCGGCTCCACCGACGGTGTGACGACCAACGCCGACGTGTTCGGGCCCGCGTGTTCCCAGCTGCCGCAGGGCAGCGCCCCGGGTTCGCTCGACTCGATGGGCCCGCAGCCGGTCGCGTCGGCCGCCTCGACCAACCCGCTGCTGACCAAGCTGGTCGCCGCGGTCAAGGCCACCAACCTCGTCGACACGCTCAACAGCCAGTCCGCCATCACCGTGTTCGCCCCGGCCGACCCGGCCTTCGCCGCATTGGGTGACGCGAAGTTCAACGAGCTGGCCGGCAAGCCCGACCAGCTGGCGCCGATCCTGCAGTACCACGTCGTCGGCAAGCGCTACGACGCCAAGGGCCTCGCCGCCGCCGGCTCGGTGGACACCCTCAACACCGCCGGCGGCCCCGTCAAGGTCGAAGGCTCCGGGGAGAACATGACCATCAACGGCGCGAAGATCCTGTGCGGCAACATTCCCACCAAGAACGCCACCGTCTTCGTCATCGACAAGGTGCTCACCCCCGGGACCAACAAGTAA